One window of the Lytechinus variegatus isolate NC3 chromosome 3, Lvar_3.0, whole genome shotgun sequence genome contains the following:
- the LOC121411938 gene encoding fibrillin-1-like, with protein sequence MNKGIISTRATVIVSYHLSTYLNPSSKQLDGVCCDGISTDLCQTRCDNKFEICFGPLGNDNSTDDCPYGKYKTNKVHEDRDLFLFPTPLPGGVPNPINIRIEEWKKGFRVKMKVFDTNSYYNPEILVDVYGDNFHMQPGRTPSRARKHRRTLSGEGSSQIIVNIKLYCDSHFYGPECSVYCKPRGDGIDHFYCDPLTGDIICHAGYTGDRCAEEIDECASLPCQNNGTCHDVVNGFWCTCQEGIAGNVCQTNPDDCQENECRNGASCIDGYATYTCKCPPGFSGTYCEFNINECASYPCQNNAVCSDGINGYVCLCIPGFTGTHCETNIDECASDPCYNGASCIDRVNKYKCRCIKGYEGEYCEVNINECVSDPCQNGAICIDAVNGFECICKPGYQGKFCQVNTDECKSNPCLNRGECVDGVNGYNCSCTPGYTGIHCEFNIDECASNPCLHGSTCNDLVNRYRCNCLPGYEGAECHIEIDECQSNPCQNEAPCVDVVAGYQCVCLPGYEGSECETDINECNSYPCENDGMCLDGINGYACQCRDGFEGIHCEINIDECESSPCLNQGTCEDGINSYTCICKPGFTGIECETDIDECVSAPCQNDAACIDGINSYICKCTPGYEGDYCEINIDECASLPCLNGATCIDGVDGYVCSCSPGYTDVNCNLEINECISIVCHNGGECVDHINKYECVCLPGYSGLQCEININECESRPCQNGATCKDRINGYQCNCLPGYEGWNCEIETDECSSSPCVNEASCVDEVNGYTCICLLGYDGVHCQTDIDECSSRPCQNDALCVDKVNQYRCKCKAGYKGANCENDIDECLSNPCENGGLCVDNINGYHCQCIPGYTGTNCEINIDECESSPCENGGSCNDGINRFECSCLPGYNGQMCATDINECASGPCLNNGTCEDGVNGYFCLCIPGFEGTQCEINVDECHSDPCDNGGFCMDGINGYICTCSPGYEGTQCEINIDECGSAPCFNGAECIDRIDRYKCRCRPGFEGTHCEVDINECDSNPCLNGASCLDQINRFECVCILGFKGVTCETDIDECSSSPCQNNATCEDHINHYTCHCLPGFDSIQCQTDIDECSSSPCEHGSTCEDLINGYLCHCPSGYEGIHCEIEIDECQSNPCLNGATCNDKINKYRCNCLPGYVGVHCEENVNECESIPCQNEGSCEDLVNHFTCNCQPGFNGRVCEMNIQECDSSPCFNNATCVDDIDGYHCDCQQGFEGVHCEVNIDECGSDPCRNGGVCSDKTNHYICNCTPGYVGSQCELEVNECDSSPCQNGASCIDRVNKYKCRCLDGFDGAHCEINIDECESNPCYNSGTCVDGINEFHCSCVIGFAGVTCETNINECASDPCFNDGTCVDQVAGYVCECLDGFNGRHCNNDIDECESNPCLNNATCIDQVDGYECQCLQGFEGMHCGIDIDECTSSPCRNGAGCEDMINGYRCECLSGYEGIHCGINIDECESNPCQNEATCVDRVNKYKCTCQQGFQGNQCEIDINECSSDPCSNGATCKDRINAYFCECNPGFAGINCETDINECESRPCENGATCVDKVNGYSCSCDLGYDGILCENNINECGSTPCLNGARCHDEINGFMCQCTDGYHGVFCETNIDECASLPCKNNGKCKDKINGYICKCQEGFEGLHCENDIDECSSSPCMNSATCVDLTAGYECECSPGYIDFHCETDIDECVSSPCENGATCRDDVNGYTCLCMPGYQGVDCEEDINECGSEPCKNNATCVDKVDRYKCICIPGFRGKECQTNFDECTSNPCLNGGQCEDGVNDYICHCTPGYTGDLCEINIDECQSIPCQNDARCIDQINGFTCDCKDGYDDTLCSTDIDECSSQPCLNNGSCTDMINRFKCICIPGFDGALCGQNINECRSNPCLNNGECVDDINMYFCRCTPGFEGMQCELEVDECSSNPCRNDARCHDNINRYSCECVPGYEGTHCEINVDECLSDPCVHGGTCRDMTNEYQCLCRAGYNGENCENNIDECYSEPCFNNGTCLDKVNRYRCLCMDGFDGVHCEVNIDECASDPCMNAASCFDQIDSYHCLCQPGFTGVQCEIEINECSSYPCQNKAGCIDFINRYECQCKPGYEGIHCEIEINECISSPCLNDASCIDKVNRFRCSCLPGYEGVLCETNTDECQSSPCQNEARCQDRINGYICICPYGFDGAQCQVDINECESFPCHNGGLCLDRVNGYECQCAAGFRGVECKTDINECSSSPCQHNSECVDRINGYSCSCNKGTEGVHCEIDIDECASQPCQNGAECKDGMNGYQCQCQIGYQGVYCDVNIDECMSSPCQNLASCIDLVNGYSCDCIPGFSGPHCEINIDECVSEPCANGGACRDQINGYICGCLPGYDGNHCGHEIDECASSPCQNGANCLDHIDQYICQCLDGFMGTNCQVDINECASYPCVNDGTCFDKVNGYLCSCAAGFEGFQCQVNTNECESSPCLNGGNCVDQIDAFFCRCEAGYAGAICEINIDECASNPCKFASTCQDKIDGYGCECLSGYYGVHCQFEEDECESRPCGHGGQCIDEVNGFTCECAAGYQGVTCEFDIDECNNHPCQNGGTCIDRINEYDCQCVDGFGGSECQTDIDECASIPCHHNGACHDHINGYRCTCMVGFEGDHCQTNINECESNPCSSYGRCIDRIDGYRCRCRPGFMGAHCEIDIDECQSDPCYHGSRCVDGLNGYTCQCRSGYQGPRCRDEIDECISNPCINGICLDRLNGYRCHCIKGFYGKNCAINHDECISNPCLNGATCQDAINDYNCECPLGYEGKHCEIITDECRSNPCQNGATCVDGFKEYTCECVLGFEGINCEVNINDCAGAPCQNRATCLDGISSYECQCVLGYKGEHCEFEINECDSHPCKNDGTCLNGVNSFYCYCPPGFEGWLCEVQIDECESSPCLHGGSCVDGTAEFSCQCKEGFSGIRCETVLDQCKLHPCYGNATCIKIHDDFRCLCPPGYSGLGCDDYDEEGCGSTKCFNGQCIIDGVTDNDIKYKCKCNNGFIGTECQTYLLNVTASVLIEEKHSQLSGLEHKMKEVLMEAMEKTDDIHNCSNVDIAIIDTTTGNGALSGMEFTNVTIYAMLDDKPADRDSLSHMLRALPPAHVNKLIHPYRLFVDRQMPPVLQTDITVNDEKKKKKSWGHRHWYVFLISIVILIGIASAVVYIVRRQRKAEIPPD encoded by the exons tgaCAATAGCACAGATGACTGTCCTTATGGAAAGTACAAAACAAATAAGGTACATGAAGATCGGGATCTGTTTCTCTTTCCTACTCCACTCCCTGGAGGTGTACCCAACCCGATCAACATCAGGATTGAAGAATGGAAG AAAGGTTTTCGAGTGAAGATGAAGGTATTTGATACCAATTCCTACTACAACCCGGAAATATTGGTCGATGTCTACGGGGACAACTTTCATATGCAGCCAGGCAGGACTCCATCGCGAGCTCGTAAGCACAGAAGGACCCTTAGTGGGGAAGGATCTTCACA gatCATCGTTAACATTAAACTATATTGCGATTCTCATTTCTATGGTCCCGAATGCTCTGTCTATTGCAAACCTCGAGGAGATGGAATTGACCACTTCTACTGCGACCCACTAACAGGCGATATAATTTGCCATGCTGGTTATACTGGGGATAGGTGTGCAGAG GAAATCGACGAGTGTGCTTCGTTGCCGTGTCAAAATAATGGTACATGCCACGACGTAGTAAACGGATTTTGGTGTACATGTCAAGAGGGTATAGCGG GTAATGTGTGTCAAACAAACCCCGATGACTGCCAAGAAAACGAATGCAGGAACGGAGCGTCCTGTATTGATGGATATGCCACTTATACTTGCAAGTGTCCTCCAGGATTCAGTGGGACTTACTGTGAGTTCAACATCAACGAATGTGCCAGCTATCCCTGTCAGAACAACGCTGTATGTTCCGACGGTATAAATGGATATGTTTGTCTGTGTATACCTGGATTTACTGGCACTCACTGTGAGACGAACATCGACGAATGTGCAAGTGATCCTTGTTACAATGGTGCGTCTTGCATAGACAGAGTTAACAAATATAAGTGTAGATGCATCAAAGGCTACGAAGGAGAATATTGCGAAGTTAATATCAACGAATGTGTCAGTGATCCGTGTCAAAATGGAGCAATTTGTATCGATGCAGTCAATGGTTTTGAATGTATCTGTAAGCCTGGATACCAAGGAAAATTTTGTCAAGTAAACACAGATGAATGTAAAAGCAATCCATGTTTGAATAGAGGTGAATGCGTTGATGGTGTCAATGGTTACAACTGCAGTTGTACTCCTGGATACACTGGAATTCACTGCGAGTTTAACATTGACGAATGTGCAAGTAACCCTTGTCTTCATGGCAGCACTTGCAACGACCTGGTCAATAGATATCGCTGTAATTGTCTCCCTGGATACGAAGGTGCAGAATGTCATATTGAAATCGATGAATGTCAGAGTAACCCTTGCCAAAATGAAGCACCATGTGTCGATGTTGTTGCTGGTTATCAGTGCGTATGCCTGCCTGGTTACGAAGGTTCTGAATGTGAGACAGATATCAACGAATGTAACAGTTATCCATGCGAAAATGACGGCATGTGTCTTGATGGAATCAATGGATACGCCTGTCAATGCAGAGATGGATTCGAAGGAATTCATTGTGAAATAAATATCGATGAATGTGAAAGTTCACCATGTCTGAACCAAGGAACGTGCGAGGATGGCATAAACAGTTACACCTGTATCTGTAAGCCAGGATTTACAGGGATTGAATGTGAAACAGATATTGACGAATGTGTGAGTGCTCCTTGCCAAAACGATGCTGCATGTATTGACGGAATAAATAGTTATATCTGTAAGTGTACACCTGGATATGAAGGTGACTACTGTGAAATCAATATTGATGAGTGTGCTTCACTTCCTTGTCTGAATGGAGCGACATGCATAGATGGAGTGGATGGATATGTATGCAGTTGTAGTCCAGGATACACTGATGTTAACTGCAAtttggaaataaacgaatgcaTAAGTATAGTTTGTCATAATGGCGGAGAATGCGTTGATCATATAAACAAGTATGAATGCGTTTGCTTGCCTGGATATAGTGGCTTACAATGTGAGATAAACATAAACGAAtgtgaaagtagaccatgtcaAAATGGAGCAACTTGCAAAGACCGCATCAATGGATATCAATGTAACTGCTTACCAGGATATGAAGGGTGGAACTGTGAAATTGAAACCGACGAATGTTCTAGTTCACCATGTGTAAATGAAGCTTCGTGTGTTGATGAAGTaaatggatatacatgtatttgtctcCTTGGATACGATGGTGTCCATTGTCAAACTGATATTGATGAGTGTTCGAGCAGACCCTGTCAAAACGATGCGCTCTGTGTTGATAAAGTCAACCAATATCGTTGCAAATGTAAAGCAGGGTACAAAGGGGCAAATTGTGAAAATGACATAGATGAATGCTTAAGTAACCCATGTGAGAACGGTGGTCTCTGTGTTGACAACATTAATGGGTACCATTGCCAATGTATCCCAGGTTACACGGGGACAAACTGTGAAATCAACATTGACGAGTGTGAAAGTTCCCCTTGTGAAAATGGAGGATCTTGTAATGATGGTATCAATCGATTTGAATGCAGTTGCTTACCAGGATACAATGGGCAAATGTGTGCAACTGATATTAATGAATGCGCAAGTGGTCCATGTTTGAACAATGGCACATGTGAGGATGGGGTTAATGGTTATTTCTGCTTATGCATTCCTGGATTTGAGGGTACACAATGTGAAATAAACGTTGATGAATGCCATTCTGATCCATGCGATAATGGTGGATTTTGTATGGATGGCATCAATGGTTATATATGTACATGCTCTCCTGGATACGAAGGGACACAGTGTGAAATTAATATTGACGAATGTGGAAGCGCTCCTTGCTTCAATGGGGCCGAATGTATTGATCGTATTGATAGATACAAATGTAGGTGTCGGCCGGGATTTGAGGGTACACATTGCGAAGTGGATATAAATGAATGTGATAGCAATCCATGTTTGAATGGAGCATCGTGTCTAGATCAAATCAATCGATTTGAATGCGTATGTATCCTTGGGTTTAAGGGAGTAACATGTGAAACAGACATAGATGAATGTAGTAGCTCACCCTGTCAGAATAACGCTACGTGCGAGGACCACATCAATCACTACACCTGTCACTGTCTGCCTGGTTTTGACAGTATACAATGCCAGACAGACATTGACGAATGTTCGAGTAGCCCTTGCGAACATGGATCAACGTGTGAGGATCTCATAAACGGTTATCTTTGTCACTGCCCTTCCGGATATGAAGGAATCCACTGCGAAATTGAAATAGACGAGTGCCAAAGTAATCCTTGTCTGAATGGAGCAACCTGCAATGACAAAATCAACAAGTATAGGTGTAATTGCCTGCCAGGCTACGTAGGTGTTCATTGTGAAGAAAACGTTAACGAATGTGAAAGTATTCCTTGCCAGAATGAAGGATCGTGTGAAGACCTCGTTAATCATTTCACTTGTAACTGCCAACCAGGATTCAACGGGAGAGTTTGTGAGATGAATATTCAAGAATGCGACAGCAGTCCATGTTTTAACAATGCCACATGTGTTGATGATATCGATGGATATCATTGTGATTGTCAACAGGGTTTTGAAGGAGTCCATTGTGAGGTAAACATTGACGAATGTGGATCTGATCCTTGTCGGAATGGAGGCGTCTGTTCTGACAAGACAAACCATTACATCTGCAACTGTACTCCAGGATACGTTGGAAGTCAATGTGAACTCGAAGTTAATGAATGTGACAGCTCTCCTTGCCAAAATGGTGCTAGCTGCATTGATCGagtgaataaatataaatgtagATGTTTAGATGGATTTGATGGTGCTCACTGTGAAATTAACATTGACGAATGTGAGAGTAATCCATGTTATAATAGCGGCACGTGCGTTGATGGAATAAATGAATTTCACTGCTCTTGTGTGATAGGATTTGCTGGAGTAACTTGTGAAACGAATATCAACGAATGTGCAAGCGACCCATGTTTTAATGACGGAACATGTGTAGACCAAGTTGCTGGATACGTATGCGAATGCCTTGATGGATTTAATGGACGTCACTGTAATAATGACATAGACGAATGTGAGAGTAATCCATGTTTAAACAATGCAACATGCATCGATCAAGTGGATGGGTATGAGTGTCAATGTTTGCAAGGTTTTGAGGGCATGCACTGCGGGATAGACATCGACGAGTGTACCTCATCACCATGTAGAAATGGAGCTGGCTGTGAAGATATGATAAACGGTTACAGATGTGAATGCCTATCTGGATATGAAGGAATTCATTGTGGGATAAATATAGACGAGTGTGAAAGCAATCCTTGTCAAAATGAGGCAACCTGTGTTGATAGAGTGAACAAATACAAGTGTACATGTCAACAAGGTTTTCAAGGAAATCAATGTGAAATTGATATCAACGAATGTAGTAGTGATCCTTGTAGCAATGGTGCAACTTGCAAGGACAGAATCAATGCATACTTCTGCGAGTGCAATCCTGGATTTGCAGGAATTAATTGTGAAACAGACATCAACGAATGCGAAAGCAGACCTTGTGAAAACGGTGCGACATGTGTGGACAAAGTGAATGGATATTCGTGTAGTTGTGACCTTGGTTATGATGGCattctttgtgaaaataatatcaatgaatgtGGAAGTACCCCGTGTTTGAATGGTGCTAGATGTCACGACGAGATAAATGGATTTATGTGCCAATGTACAGATGGGTATCATGGCGTCTTTTGTGAGACCAACATAGATGAGTGTGCAAGTCTTCCgtgtaaaaataatggaaaatgcaaagacaaaataaatggTTATATCTGCAAATGCCAAGAAGGGTTTGAAGGATTGCACTGTGAGAATGACATTGACGAGTGCTCCAGCTCCCCGTGCATGAATTCAGCAACTTGTGTAGACCTGACTGCTGGATACGAATGTGAATGCAGCCCTGGATACATAGATTTCCACTGTGAAACAGACATTGATGAATGCGTCAGTTCTCCTTGTGAAAATGGAGCTACCTGCAGGGATGATGTTAATGGATACACCTGTTTATGTATGCCCGGTTACCAAGGAGTCGATTGTGAAGAAGATATTAATGAATGTGGCAGTGAACCTTGTAAGAACAATGCTACATGCGTGGATAAAGTTGACAGATATAAATGTATTTGCATTCCCGGTTTTCGTGGAAAAGAGTGCCAAACAAACTTCGACGAATGTACCAGCAATCCCTGTTTAAATGGCGGCCAGTGCGAAGATGGTGTGAACGATTATATATGCCATTGCACACCAGGATATACTGGTGACTTGTGTGAAATTAATATTGATGAATGTCAATCAATACCGTGTCAAAATGACGCTCGCTGTATCGACCAAATAAACGGATTTACATGTGATTGCAAAGATGGCTACGACGATACTTTATGCTCAACAGATATCGATGAATGTTCCAGTCAGCCTTGTTTGAACAATGGAAGTTGCACTGACATGATAAATAGATTCAAATGCATTTGTATACCAGGATTCGATGGGGCACTTTGTGGACAAAACATAAATGAATGTAGAAGTAACCCATGTTTGAATAATGGAGAGTGTGTTGACGatataaatatgtatttctGTCGATGCACTCCTGGATTTGAAGGAATGCAATGCGAACTTGAAGTTGATGAATGCTCAAGCAATCCTTGTCGAAATGATGCCCGCTGCCACGACAATATTAACAGATACAGCTGTGAATGTGTACCAGGTTATGAAGGAACCCACTGTGAAATTAACGTAGATGAATGCTTGAGTGACCCGTGTGTGCATGGAGGGACTTGCAGAGACATGACAAACGAATACCAGTGTCTGTGCCGAGCAGGATACAATGGGGAAAACTGTGAGAATAACATTGATGAATGTTACAGTGAGCCTTGTTTTAATAACGGTACCTGCTTGGACAAAGTCAACAGATACAGATGCTTATGCATGGACGGATTTGACGGTGTTCACTGTGAAGTAAATATCGACGAGTGTGCCAGCGATCCCTGTATGAATGCTGCTTCATGTTTTGACCAGATTGATAGTTATCACTGCCTTTGTCAACCCGGATTTACGGGCGTTCAATGCGAAATTGAAATCAACGAATGCAGTAGCTACCCATGTCAAAACAAAGCAGGATGCATAGATTTCATAAACAGATATGAATGCCAATGTAAACCAGGATATGAAGGAATTCACTGCGAAATAGAAATTAATGAATGCATCAGCAGTCCGTGTTTGAATGATGCTTCATGTATTGATAAAGTTAATCGCTTCAGGTGTTCCTGTCTTCCTGGATATGAAGGTGTGCTGTGTGAGACTAATACAGATGAATGTCAGAGCTCTCCTTGCCAAAATGAAGCGAGATGTCAAGACCGAATTAACGGATATATATGCATATGCCCGTATGGATTTGATGGTGCCCAGTGCCAAGTTGATATTAACGAATGTGAAAGTTTCCCCTGTCACAATGGTGGACTTTGCCTGGACAGAGTCAATGGATACGAGTGCCAGTGCGCTGCTGGTTTTAGGGGAGTGGAATGTAAAACAGATATCAATGAATGTTCTAGTAGCCCTTGCCAACATAATTCTGAATGCGTAGATCGAATCAATGGATATAGTTGCTCATGTAATAAAGGAACGGAAGGTGTACATTGTGAGATTGACATCGATGAATGTGCAAGTCAGCCGTGTCAAAATGGAGCCGAGTGTAAGGATGGAATGAATGGCTATCAATGTCAATGTCAAATTGGATACCAAGGTGTTTACTGCGATGTTAACATAGACGAATGCATGAGCTCCCCTTGTCAAAATTTGGCATCATGTATTGACTTAGTGAATGGATACTCCTGTGATTGCATACCAGGATTTTCCGGACCACATTGTGAGATAAATATCGACGAATGTGTAAGTGAGCCGTGTGCTAATGGGGGCGCTTGCAGGGATCAAATCAATGGATATATCTGTGGCTGCCTTCCGGGTTATGATGGTAACCACTGTGGACATGAAATCGATGAATGTGCAAGCTCACCTTGTCAGAACGGGGCAAACTGCTTAGACCACATCGATCAATACATATGCCAGTGTTTGGACGGATTCATGGGAACCAACTGCCAAGTTGATATCAACGAATGTGCTAGCTACCCTTGTGTTAATGATGGGACGTGTTTTGACAAAGTGAATGGATACCTTTGTTCCTGTGCTGCAGGGTTTGAGGGATTCCAGTGTCAGGTGAATACTAATGAATGTGAAAGTTCTCCTTGTCTTAATGGAGGAAACTGCGTCGACCAAATTGATGCATTCTTTTGCCGATGTGAAGCAGGATATGCAGGAGCAATCTGTGAAATCAATATCGACGAATGTGCTAGTAACCCAtgtaaatttgcatctaccTGTCAAGACAAAATTGATGGATATGGATGCGAATGTCTTTCGGGCTATTATGGTGTGCACTGCCAATTTGAGGAAGATGAGTGTGAGAGTAGACCTTGCGGTCATGGTGGACAATGCATTGACGAGGTAAATGGATTCACTTGTGAATGTGCTGCTGGATACCAAGGCGTTACTTGTGAATTTGATATTGATGAATGCAACAATCATCCATGTCAAAATGGCGGAACTTGTATTGATAGGATTAATGAGTATGATTGCCAATGTGTCGATGGGTTTGGTGGTTCCGAATGTCAGACAGACATCGACGAATGTGCTAGTATTCCCTGTCATCATAATGGTGCATGTCACGACCATATAAATGGCTATAGATGTACTTGCATGGTGGGTTTTGAGGGAGATCATTGTCAAACGAATATCAACGAATGTGAAAGCAACCCTTGCTCGAGCTATGGAAGGTGCATAGATAGAATAGATGGCTATCGCTGCAGATGTCGTCCGGGTTTTATGGGTGCTCATTGTGAAATTGATATTGACGAATGTCAGAGTGACCCTTGCTACCACGGTAGCAGATGTGTTGATGGCTTAAACGGATACACTTGTCAATGCAGATCCGGTTACCAAGGACCACGCTGTCGAGATGAAATTGATGAATGTATCAGTAATCCATGCATAAACGGTATTTGCCTCGACAGATTAAATGGGTACCGTTGTCATTGCATTAAAGGATTTTATGGAAAAAATTGTGCGATAAATCATGACGAATGCATCAGTAACCCCTGTCTGAATGGTGCGACTTGCCAAGATGCAATCAATGACTATAACTGCGAATGTCCCTTGGGATATGAAGGAAAACACTGCGAAATCATTACCGATGAATGTCGAAGTAATCCTTGTCAAAATGGTGCAACCTGTGTGGATGGATTTAAGGAATATACGTGTGAATGCGTTCTTGGTTTTGAAGGAATCAACTGCGAAGTGAATATTAATGATTGCGCTGGTGCCCCTTGTCAAAATCGAGCTACTTGCCTGGATGGAATCAGCAGTTACGAATGCCAATGTGTTCTTGGCTATAAAGGAGAACACTGTGAATTCGAAATCAACGAATGCGACAGCCATCCTTGCAAAAATGATGGAACTTGCCTGAACGGAGTGAACAGTTTCTATTGCTATTGCCCACCCGGCTTTGAAGGTTGGTTATGTGAGGTACAGATAGACGAATGCGAAAGTAGTCCGTGTCTACATGGTGGAAGTTGTGTTGATGGCACTGCAGAATTCAGCTGTCAATGTAAAGAGGGATTCTCTGGTATCAGATGTGAGACTGTCCTTGATCAATGCAAGCTTCATCCATGCTATGGCAACGCTACCTGCATCAAAATACATGACGATTTCag GTGTCTTTGCCCACCTGGATATTCTGGTCTGGGTTGTGACGATTATGATGAGGAAGGTTGTGGATCGACAAAGTGCTTCAACGGCCAATGTATTATCGATGGAGTAACCGATAATGACATCAAATACAAATGCAAATGCAACAACGGGTTCATCGGAACTGAATGTCAGACGT